The genome window AGAAATTGAAAATGCGCAATATTTTATAGATGAAGATTGGATTTTCTTTTTTGACTCTACAGGTTATAACAACAACGCTTTTGAGAATTTGATTGAAAATTTATACTTTGTAGATCAAGTTTCAAATAATTTATTGTTTCAAAAGAAATCTGCTTTTCTAAAAGAATACGAACCATTGTTAGACTATACATCAAAAACAAAAGCCTCTTAATTAGAGGCTTTTATTTTATATCTTAAGGAGCTAAACGCTCTTTTTTCCAATCAAAATCGTCTTGTAAAACATAACGAACTCTATCGTGTAAACGACTTGGACGTCCTTGCCAAAACTCTATTTCCGTGGGGCGAATCAAGAAACCACCCCAATGTGCTGGGCGCGGAATTTCTTTTCCTTCGTATTTTTTCTCTAATTCCAATTCTTCTGCTGCTAAATCTTCGTGCTCATCAATCACAGAACTTTGTGCCGAAATCCAAGCACCTAACTGGCTACTTCTTGGACGCGTTTCGAAATATCCATCCGAATTATTATCCGATGTTTTTTCTGCTACACCTTTTATAATAATCTGTCTTTCTAGAAATGGCCAAAAAAATGATAAACAAACATTCGGATTTTCTAACAAAGCTTTTCCTTTCTGGCTGTTATAATTCGTATAAAAAATAAAACCTTCATCCGTATATCTTTTCAATAAAACAACGCGAGTTCTCGGAAAACCATCTTCACCAATCGTCGCAACAGACATCGCATTTGCTTCATCCACTCCATCCGATTCTTCCGCTTGCAGAAACCAATCACGAAATTGTTCGATCGGATTTTCTCTTAACGAATCAAAATTCATCGACTGTTTTTCGTAAACTTTTCTTTTATAACTTAAATCTTGTTTCATTAATGATTATTTTATATTTTTAAACAGCTAATTGTATATTTCGTTAAGATTTTACTCAATAAAACCGAAACAAAAATGTCTATCAAAAGTATAAAAAAAGGAGCTATTTTGGTCGCAAAACCAACATTAAGTAATGATATTTTTCAGCGAAGTGTTATTTTAATTACAGAACACTTAGAATCTGGAAGTATTGGTTTTATTCTTAATCATTCTTCTCATATTCCGATTAGTATTTTTGTATCTGAAATAGAATCTGCTTCTATTGTTTTTGAAGGTGGACCTGTCGATAAAGAAAATATCTATTATATTCACAAACGACCTGATTTAATCAGAAATAGCGAAAAAATTGCTGACAATTTATATTGGTCTGGTGTGTATGAAGATGTACGCGATGCGGTAAATCAGAATTTGATTACGCAAGATGAAATCAAATTTTTTATTGGATATTGTGGTTGGGCGCCAAAACAAATCAAAGATGAATTAAACGATAATTCGTGGGCTGTAACAGATTTGGATTTTGATATTTTTGAGCGTTGGGATGCTGATTTGTGGAAAAAATTAATGAAACAGCTTGGAGGTGAAAACTTAATTTGGCTAAACACCCCCGCTGATCCTTCTATGAATTAATCGATTATAAATACTTAAAAATCGATTTTGTTTTGTCTAAAGTGTATTCTTTTTTACGATTTTTGGTAATTGGTAAAATTCCAACTCCATCAATCAAAATGAAAACTTCTTCGGCTTTCTGAATTTCGAATGGAAAAATTTCGACTTCTTCTACTTTAAATTCTTCGGCTTTATTAATTTTTGTAATGAAATTATTTCTCAAAACACTTGTAATAACACCTTCTTCTTTTTTCGGTGTACGAATTGTTTCTCCATTCACCACAAAAATATTTCCTCGTAAAGAACGTGCCATTTTTTTGTTTGCATTTAGCAAAATAATATCAGCATAATCATTCTCTAAACGATAGATTTCTGCAATATTTTCTTCTGGACGATACGTATTCACAAGTGAGTAAAATGCAGTATTGATCGCATAATCTTTATAAACATCAATCTCGTTTTCGGCTTGTAAAAACTCCCAATCATTGTCACTGTTTTCGATAGAAATCAAATAATTGATGGATGCTTTTAGATAATCTTCCTCATCATTTCTGAAAGCAAAAAATTCTACTTTTCCTGACTTGGTCTGATTTACTTCTGCTAATAAATTGATTTGTTCTTGAAAAAATTCTGGTGTAAAATCCAACGGAATATTCATGCGGTAAATACGCATAGCAGCCATTAGATTGAAATAATGATCTTCCCAATCAATAATTTCACCATTTACAAATCGTAAAATTTCTTTTACAGCATCACCATTACGAAAAGCTCTGTTCTGAATTCCTATTTCTGCATTTGCTTTTTCGACAATAACGCCACCTAAGTTAATTTTCAAAATAATAGATTTTAAACAGATCCTAAGATTTTTTTAAGATCTTCAATTTGACTTTCCCACAATTGTTTTGATTCTTCTACTTCGTCTTCATCAGCAAAATCTGTAATAACTAATGATACATCGTTCGTTAAATCGTCTTCTACAATTGTTAATTCGAAGAAATATTTTGTGTCTTCATCATATTCCCATTGAAAGCGCACGTATCCATCTTGCTTAGATTTCATCAAAAATGCAGATTCTTCGTGTCCATCCCAAATAAAAGTATATTTTTCTCCACGAGAATTTACGTTATCTGCAAACCATTCTGATAAACCTGAAGGGTTTGAAATATAGTTATATAGCAAAGACGGTGAAGACTTGATTGAAAATTCTACTTGATATTTCTTTTTTGGCATAATTCTATTTTATTGAAGTCGCAAGATATAAAATGAATTGTATCTACCAAAGAAAATCAAAATAAGTTTTGTTATAAAATCAAAAAAAAATTACCTTTGCAAAAATTAAAATTTAGGCGAGGTAGCTCAGATGGTTAGAGCGCAGGATTCATAACCCTGAGGTCGGCAGTTCGATTCTGCTCTTCGCTACAAATGAAAAGCCCAAACAGATAATCTGTTTGGGCTTTTACTTAACTACTAAAACCTATACTAATCTAAATAACCTACTACTTGATAAGCTCTTGTTCCTCTGTTGTAAATTTTTTGGTACAAAACACCTCCAAATTCATACAGATATTCGCCTCCATAATCTACTCTTTCATATCCTGCTGGTAACGCATATACGATAGCACCTAGAGGAGCTTGAACTACTTCATAATAATTTCTATTAGGGCTGTAATAAACTCCTTCGTAGAAATAATATGGATTTCTATTACCAATATTAATTGTTACATAACCCACTGGTAAAATATTAATTCTAAATCCTACATATGGCATATATCTCACATATCCACTGTTATAAGGACGATAGTAAATACCGTTATTTCCGTAGAAATTATAACTGTTGTACGAATACTTGTTATAGTTTCTTACATTCACATTAGAAACTGGTCGGTTTCCTCTGTTGTATGAGCTAGAATTTATACGAACTGGATTGTTGTAGAAATCTCTGTTTTTTAAACTCTCAGATCTATTACCTTGATTACCTTGGTTATTTTCTCTGTTATTTCTACTATTATTCCAATCTTTATTAGAACTTGGTCTACTACTTACAATCGCTGTATTGTTTCTATCTATACGTGTACTCGTTTCACGTTCTGTTCTATTTGTAGAATTCTTCCAAGAGTCATTCGTAGAATTACTGCGATCTATTCTTTCTGTTCTATTTCCTTCAATACGACTAGTTCTATTTTCTGTTCTAGCCATTTCAGAGCGTCCATTCCCTTGACTTCTTGAAGTTGCTTCTCTTGAAGAAGAACTTCTCTCACCACCTCTTTGACCTCTATCTTGAGCATTTACACCAACAGCTAACATGGCTGTAAAAGCTACTCCTAAAAGTGTAAATCTAATTTTTTTCATCATCCAACTTTTTAATAAATTAAGACATCTCTCCTAATACTATTTCCGTGCCATAATTATAAGTTTAAACCATAGAAAATGTTATAACAATCAAAATAATTTATAAGCTATTCAAATTCAATGAATTGAATTAACAATTTTGTTTGACAATTTTGTTAAATATTTTTATTCCTGACATCGTTTGTATTGATTTGTGAATTGATTACTTTTGTTTTTAAGAAATTATATAAAATGATTGACGTTAAAAATGCTTACATCGCCTTTATTAGTTTACAAAAAGTTGGACATAAAGTTCGAGAAGAAGCTAACATTTTTGCCGATAAAACACTAGAATACGACGAATCTAAGGAAGAACAATTGGTTCCTTTCTTATTAAGTCCTTTCAAAAAAACGCTCGAAATTAATCGTTTCACGCATTATACAGAAAAGTTAGAATTTAATGTTTTGTATAATCAATGCAAGCAAATGTTTGATGAAGAAACAGATTTTATTGATTTTTCGCAAGAAGTTTTAAGTCATTTATACGAGAAATCATTGCATCCACAGATCAAAAGTGGTGAAGTTTTTATTGCACTTTTCGAAAATATGATGTTCGACGGAATTCCTTGTCGTGGAATTGGAATTTATAAATTAGAAAATAAGAAAAAATTCTTGCGTTTCGACGAATCTCGTGGTTTAGATTACAACATTTGGAAAGGTTATAAGTTAGAAGGAATCGACAAAGCCTGTCTTATTCTTGATGCTTATCGCGACGAAGGTTTCCGCGTCTACTCTATCGATGATAAAAATGTGGAGTCAGAATATTGGAAGAAAAATTTCTTAGAAATTGATTTGATTAAGAACAACAATTACCATACGAAGAAATATATGGAGTTGATTACAGATTTCTCGAATGATTTTCTTTTGGATAAAACGGACAAAAAACAACAAGCCGAATTTATCTCAAATTCGATAAATGTATTGAATTCAAATGAAGTTGTAACGAATGAGATTTTTGAAGATCAAGTTTTGAAACCTTTCGAAATTATTGACGAATTCAAAGAATATAAGAAAGATTATAGCGAAAATAATCGCGTTGAATTTGTGGAAGCGTTTGAAGTTTCGGTTCCAACTTTGATGAAAGAATCGAAGAAAATCAAAAGTGAAATTAAATTAGATACAAAGATTAATATAAAATTAGATTTGACAAATCCAGATGCAGCCGAAGAATATTTGGAGCGCGGCTTTGACGAAGAAAAGAAAATGTATTATTATAAAGTTTACTTTAACTCAGAACAATAATAGTTAAATAATAATTACAAGCTCCAAAATTTTGGAGTTTTTTTATTTGATATACTTCTCAAAATAAGGTTTATATTTCTCTGATAAGCTAAACTCTTTCTTTCCTATTATTAAATTATTTTTCCCAAAAGAATTCACTTTATTAAAATTGATAATATGCGAACGATTAATCTGAATGAAATTTTCAGGTAAATTTTCTTTGATTTTTTTCAGTGTCATTAACGGAATATATGGTAACTCCTTGTCCTCGGAATATATTTTCAAATAATCTTTCATACTTTCGATATACAAAATAGACGAAAGCTTTATTTTTACTTGCTTTGCATCAATTTTAATGAAAATATCATCGTTTTGTTTCAATAAATTTTCCAGATTTTTTTGATGTTTTATTTTAAAAATTGTTCGTTCAAAATCTTCAAAACTATAAGGTTTAAGTAAAAAATCTGTTGCCGAAACTTTAAAACCTTCTATTGCATAATTGCTATAAGCAGACACAAAAACTATTGACGTTTTTACATTATTTTCTAACAACGATTTTACAAAATCAATTCCATTTAACTCAGGCATTTCAATATCCAAAAAAATGCTATCAACTTGATTTTGAAGAAGAAATAATTGGGCAGATTGAGAAGAATTAAAACTCGCAAGCAACTCTAAATCATCAGAATGATGAATAAAATTCTCTAATAATTTCAACGCTAAAGGCTCATCATCAATCGCTATACAGGTTAATTTCATTTCAACTTAATTTTTAGTAAACAGTTGTAAACATTTGATTCTATCTTCACTACATATTCATAATTTGACGAATACATAATTTCTAAGCGTTTTATCGTATTTTGAATTCCAATATTTTTAGAACGATTAACGCGTTTATTTTCAAAGATTTCATTTATTGTTTCTAAAATTAATAATCCATTTTCAACATTAATCTTCAAACAAATTTCACAATCTTTCGTCGTTGAAATTCCATATTGAAAAGCATTTTCTATAAATGTTAACAATATCATTGGCGCAATTTCTAACTCATTTTCAGAAGTAGAAATCTCAACTTTTAACGTTACATTTTCTGGAATCCGAAAACGCATCAAATCAATATAATTCTCGATAAAACTAATTTCATCTTTCAGCAAAACTTTATCATTTTGCTCTTCATTCAACACAAAACGCATCATTTTAGCCATTTTCTGAATTGCAGTTCTCGACTTCTCAACTTCAAAATAAGTTAACGAATGAATCGTATTTAATGTATTGAAAAAGAAATGTGGATTAATTTGTGCTTTCAAAACACTTAATTCTGCTTTGGTTTTTTCTTCTTTCAACAAAAGTTTTTTCTTTTCTTCTTTGTTCAAATTTTTAATCAAATGAGATGAAATTCCAATCGCGAAAATAATTAAAGCAAAAATTGAAATATAAATCGAAATGAAAAATGAATTTTGCTTCAAATTTGTTGGCTGATTTGGATGTAATATTTGATGAAGTTTTTGATTTAATTGTAATATTTCTTCCACTTGATTCATCACAAGAATCAGAAAAATAGTCAAAATTATTAACGTTAAAATATACAAAACGCCGTTTTTTCTCCAACTAATTTTTGGCAATAAAAAACCTACATTCAAATAATACAATATCATTAAAAAGACAAGTAAAATAGCGTGATAAATGTAATGTTCTATTGGTAAATTGATGCGATAGGTAAGCGGAAAAATGATGAAAAAGATAAATGCAATTCCGATCCATCCCAATAAATGGAAAATAAGTGGATATTTTTTTACGAAATCTTGCATCATCAAAACTTTTAGCTAA of Empedobacter falsenii contains these proteins:
- the pdxH gene encoding pyridoxamine 5'-phosphate oxidase — its product is MKQDLSYKRKVYEKQSMNFDSLRENPIEQFRDWFLQAEESDGVDEANAMSVATIGEDGFPRTRVVLLKRYTDEGFIFYTNYNSQKGKALLENPNVCLSFFWPFLERQIIIKGVAEKTSDNNSDGYFETRPRSSQLGAWISAQSSVIDEHEDLAAEELELEKKYEGKEIPRPAHWGGFLIRPTEIEFWQGRPSRLHDRVRYVLQDDFDWKKERLAP
- a CDS encoding aminotransferase class IV translates to MKINLGGVIVEKANAEIGIQNRAFRNGDAVKEILRFVNGEIIDWEDHYFNLMAAMRIYRMNIPLDFTPEFFQEQINLLAEVNQTKSGKVEFFAFRNDEEDYLKASINYLISIENSDNDWEFLQAENEIDVYKDYAINTAFYSLVNTYRPEENIAEIYRLENDYADIILLNANKKMARSLRGNIFVVNGETIRTPKKEEGVITSVLRNNFITKINKAEEFKVEEVEIFPFEIQKAEEVFILIDGVGILPITKNRKKEYTLDKTKSIFKYL
- a CDS encoding LytR/AlgR family response regulator transcription factor; its protein translation is MKLTCIAIDDEPLALKLLENFIHHSDDLELLASFNSSQSAQLFLLQNQVDSIFLDIEMPELNGIDFVKSLLENNVKTSIVFVSAYSNYAIEGFKVSATDFLLKPYSFEDFERTIFKIKHQKNLENLLKQNDDIFIKIDAKQVKIKLSSILYIESMKDYLKIYSEDKELPYIPLMTLKKIKENLPENFIQINRSHIINFNKVNSFGKNNLIIGKKEFSLSEKYKPYFEKYIK
- a CDS encoding sensor histidine kinase; the protein is MQDFVKKYPLIFHLLGWIGIAFIFFIIFPLTYRINLPIEHYIYHAILLVFLMILYYLNVGFLLPKISWRKNGVLYILTLIILTIFLILVMNQVEEILQLNQKLHQILHPNQPTNLKQNSFFISIYISIFALIIFAIGISSHLIKNLNKEEKKKLLLKEEKTKAELSVLKAQINPHFFFNTLNTIHSLTYFEVEKSRTAIQKMAKMMRFVLNEEQNDKVLLKDEISFIENYIDLMRFRIPENVTLKVEISTSENELEIAPMILLTFIENAFQYGISTTKDCEICLKINVENGLLILETINEIFENKRVNRSKNIGIQNTIKRLEIMYSSNYEYVVKIESNVYNCLLKIKLK
- a CDS encoding nucleoid-associated protein — its product is MIDVKNAYIAFISLQKVGHKVREEANIFADKTLEYDESKEEQLVPFLLSPFKKTLEINRFTHYTEKLEFNVLYNQCKQMFDEETDFIDFSQEVLSHLYEKSLHPQIKSGEVFIALFENMMFDGIPCRGIGIYKLENKKKFLRFDESRGLDYNIWKGYKLEGIDKACLILDAYRDEGFRVYSIDDKNVESEYWKKNFLEIDLIKNNNYHTKKYMELITDFSNDFLLDKTDKKQQAEFISNSINVLNSNEVVTNEIFEDQVLKPFEIIDEFKEYKKDYSENNRVEFVEAFEVSVPTLMKESKKIKSEIKLDTKINIKLDLTNPDAAEEYLERGFDEEKKMYYYKVYFNSEQ
- a CDS encoding YqgE/AlgH family protein, coding for MSIKSIKKGAILVAKPTLSNDIFQRSVILITEHLESGSIGFILNHSSHIPISIFVSEIESASIVFEGGPVDKENIYYIHKRPDLIRNSEKIADNLYWSGVYEDVRDAVNQNLITQDEIKFFIGYCGWAPKQIKDELNDNSWAVTDLDFDIFERWDADLWKKLMKQLGGENLIWLNTPADPSMN
- a CDS encoding START-like domain-containing protein, whose amino-acid sequence is MPKKKYQVEFSIKSSPSLLYNYISNPSGLSEWFADNVNSRGEKYTFIWDGHEESAFLMKSKQDGYVRFQWEYDEDTKYFFELTIVEDDLTNDVSLVITDFADEDEVEESKQLWESQIEDLKKILGSV
- a CDS encoding DUF6515 family protein — translated: MKKIRFTLLGVAFTAMLAVGVNAQDRGQRGGERSSSSREATSRSQGNGRSEMARTENRTSRIEGNRTERIDRSNSTNDSWKNSTNRTERETSTRIDRNNTAIVSSRPSSNKDWNNSRNNRENNQGNQGNRSESLKNRDFYNNPVRINSSSYNRGNRPVSNVNVRNYNKYSYNSYNFYGNNGIYYRPYNSGYVRYMPYVGFRINILPVGYVTINIGNRNPYYFYEGVYYSPNRNYYEVVQAPLGAIVYALPAGYERVDYGGEYLYEFGGVLYQKIYNRGTRAYQVVGYLD